A DNA window from Pseudomonas tohonis contains the following coding sequences:
- a CDS encoding dihydrodipicolinate synthase family protein — MNIDIFRGCIPALMTPCTDARQPDYDALVAKGRELVQAGMSGVVYCGSMGDWPLLSEAQRQEGVARLVKAGVPTIVGTGAVSTREAVAHAAHAARVGAQGLMVIPRLLSRAASPAAQKAHFTAVLQAAPELPSVIYNSPHYSFSTRADLFFELRGQHRNLIGFKEFGGADAMRYAAEHITSRDDEVILMAGVDTQVFHGYVNCNATGTITGIGNVLPREVLQLVSLSRQAAQGDARARRQALELSAALDVLSSFDEGCDLVLFYKYLMVLNGDREYRLHFNESDALSDSQRRYAEQQYGLFRQWYANWTAEQNLA, encoded by the coding sequence ATGAACATCGACATCTTCCGTGGCTGCATCCCCGCCCTCATGACCCCCTGCACCGACGCGCGCCAGCCGGACTACGACGCCCTGGTGGCCAAGGGCCGCGAACTGGTCCAGGCCGGCATGAGCGGCGTGGTCTACTGCGGCTCCATGGGCGACTGGCCCCTGCTCAGCGAGGCCCAGCGCCAGGAAGGCGTGGCGCGCCTGGTGAAGGCCGGCGTGCCCACCATCGTCGGCACTGGCGCGGTGAGCACCCGCGAGGCAGTGGCCCACGCCGCCCATGCCGCCAGGGTCGGCGCCCAGGGGCTGATGGTGATCCCGCGGCTGCTGTCCCGTGCGGCCTCGCCGGCGGCGCAGAAGGCACATTTCACCGCCGTGCTGCAGGCCGCGCCGGAGCTGCCGTCGGTGATCTACAACAGCCCGCACTACAGCTTCTCCACCCGCGCCGACCTGTTCTTCGAGCTGCGCGGGCAGCACCGCAACCTGATCGGCTTCAAGGAGTTCGGCGGCGCCGACGCCATGCGCTACGCCGCCGAGCACATCACCTCGCGGGATGACGAGGTGATCCTCATGGCCGGCGTCGACACCCAGGTGTTCCACGGTTACGTCAACTGCAACGCCACCGGCACCATCACCGGCATCGGCAACGTGCTGCCCCGCGAGGTGCTGCAACTGGTCTCGCTGAGCCGCCAGGCCGCCCAGGGCGATGCCCGCGCACGCCGCCAGGCCCTGGAGCTGAGCGCCGCCCTGGACGTGCTCTCGTCCTTCGACGAGGGCTGCGACCTGGTGCTGTTCTACAAGTACCTGATGGTGCTCAACGGCGACCGCGAGTACCGCCTGCACTTCAACGAAAGCGACGCCCTCAGCGACTCCCAGCGCCGCTACGCCGAGCAGCAGTACGGCCTGTTCCGCCAGTGGTACGCCAACTGGACCGCCGAGCAGAACCTCGCCTGA
- a CDS encoding 4-hydroxyproline epimerase, producing MKRIHVIDSHTGGEPTRLVMDGFPEPAGRTLAEQRDSLREHHDHWRRACLLEPRGNDVLVGALYRPPVTPGATCGVIFFNNAGYLGMCGHGTLGLVASLRHLGLMAPGEHRIDTPVGTVSATLHEDGRVTLGNVPAYRHRRQVPVEVPGHGVVHGDIAWGGNWFYLVNDHGQRLELDNVEALTAYTWAMLRALEAQGIHGEGGALIDHVELFAADAEAEADSRNFVMCPGKAYDRSPCGTGTSAKLACLAADGKLAPGQRWVQASITGSRFEGHYEWEGERIRPFITGRAHLTADCTLLIDEQDPFAWGI from the coding sequence ATGAAGCGCATCCATGTCATCGATTCCCACACCGGCGGCGAACCCACGCGGCTGGTGATGGACGGCTTTCCCGAACCCGCCGGCCGCACCCTGGCCGAGCAGCGCGACAGCCTGCGCGAGCACCACGACCACTGGCGCCGCGCCTGCCTGCTGGAGCCGCGCGGCAACGACGTGCTGGTGGGCGCGCTTTACCGCCCGCCGGTGACGCCGGGCGCCACCTGCGGGGTGATCTTCTTCAACAACGCCGGCTACCTCGGCATGTGCGGCCACGGCACCCTCGGCCTGGTGGCGTCCCTCCGGCACCTGGGGCTGATGGCCCCCGGCGAGCACCGCATCGACACCCCGGTGGGCACCGTCAGCGCCACCCTCCACGAGGACGGCCGCGTCACCCTCGGCAACGTGCCGGCCTACCGCCATCGCCGGCAGGTGCCGGTGGAGGTGCCCGGCCATGGCGTGGTCCATGGCGACATCGCCTGGGGCGGCAACTGGTTCTACCTGGTCAACGACCACGGCCAGCGCCTGGAGCTGGACAACGTCGAGGCCCTGACCGCCTACACCTGGGCGATGCTGCGGGCCCTGGAGGCCCAGGGCATCCACGGCGAGGGCGGGGCGCTGATCGACCACGTCGAGCTGTTCGCCGCCGACGCCGAGGCCGAGGCCGACAGCCGCAACTTCGTCATGTGCCCCGGCAAGGCCTACGACCGCTCGCCCTGCGGCACCGGTACCAGCGCCAAGCTGGCCTGCCTGGCGGCGGACGGCAAGCTCGCCCCCGGCCAGCGCTGGGTGCAGGCCAGCATCACCGGCAGCCGCTTCGAGGGGCACTACGAGTGGGAGGGCGAGCGCATCCGTCCCTTCATCACCGGGCGTGCCCACCTCACCGCCGACTGCACCCTGCTCATCGACGAGCAGGACCCCTTCGCCTGGGGCATCTGA
- a CDS encoding aldehyde dehydrogenase (NADP(+)), with product MTLTGKMLIGGAAVPGTRDALHAIDPATGQPLQPAYPGASRQQVEQACALAWAAFDPYRNTAPAARAAFLDAIADAIEALGEALIERAMAETGLPQARLQGERGRTCQQLRTFARTLRAGEWLDVRIDRAQPQRQPLPRPDLRQRQVPLGPVAVFGASNFPLAFSVAGGDTASALAAGCPVVVKAHGAHPGTSELVGQAVARAVERCGMPEGVFSLLFGAGREVGLGLVTDPRIKAVGFTGSRSGGLALCQAAQVRPEPIPVYAEMSSINPVLLFPAALQARGAALAQGFIASLTLGAGQFCTNPGLLIAPRGAALDAFLAHAAEQLRPCKAQVMLTPGIHQAYAAGVAALARHPQVRQIASGEPGEGPNRCQAQLFVTDAEAFLADLQLHGEVFGAAALVVQCEGAEQVPRILDALEGQLTATLHLDDADLDAAHALLPALERKAGRVLVNGWPTGVEVCDAMVHGGPFPATSDARSTSVGTAAIQRFLRPVCYQGFPDALLPVALREANPLGLRRLLDGEREA from the coding sequence ATGACCCTCACAGGCAAGATGCTGATCGGCGGCGCAGCGGTGCCCGGCACCCGCGACGCCCTCCACGCCATTGACCCGGCCACCGGCCAACCCCTGCAACCCGCCTACCCGGGCGCCAGCCGCCAGCAGGTGGAACAGGCCTGCGCCCTGGCCTGGGCCGCCTTCGACCCGTACCGGAACACCGCACCGGCCGCCCGTGCGGCCTTCCTCGACGCCATCGCCGATGCCATCGAAGCGCTGGGCGAGGCGCTGATCGAGCGCGCCATGGCCGAGACGGGCCTGCCCCAGGCACGCCTGCAGGGCGAGCGCGGCCGCACCTGCCAGCAACTGCGCACCTTCGCCCGCACCCTGCGCGCAGGTGAGTGGCTGGACGTACGCATCGACCGCGCGCAACCCCAGCGCCAACCCCTGCCCAGGCCCGACCTGCGCCAGCGCCAGGTGCCCCTGGGGCCGGTGGCGGTGTTCGGTGCCAGCAACTTCCCCCTGGCCTTCTCCGTGGCCGGTGGCGACACCGCCTCGGCCCTGGCCGCCGGCTGCCCGGTGGTGGTGAAGGCCCATGGCGCCCACCCCGGTACCAGCGAGCTGGTGGGGCAGGCGGTGGCCCGCGCGGTCGAGCGCTGCGGCATGCCCGAAGGCGTGTTCTCGCTGCTGTTCGGCGCCGGCCGCGAAGTGGGCCTTGGCCTGGTGACGGACCCGCGCATCAAGGCGGTCGGCTTCACCGGCTCGCGCAGCGGTGGCCTTGCCCTGTGCCAGGCGGCCCAGGTGCGGCCGGAGCCGATCCCGGTCTATGCGGAGATGAGTTCGATCAACCCGGTGCTGCTGTTTCCCGCTGCCTTGCAGGCCCGTGGCGCGGCCCTGGCGCAGGGTTTCATCGCCTCGCTGACCCTGGGCGCCGGGCAGTTCTGCACCAACCCGGGCCTGCTCATCGCCCCTCGCGGTGCGGCGCTGGATGCCTTCCTCGCCCACGCCGCCGAGCAGCTGCGCCCGTGCAAGGCCCAGGTGATGCTCACCCCCGGCATCCACCAGGCCTACGCGGCCGGGGTCGCGGCCCTGGCCCGCCACCCGCAGGTGCGCCAGATCGCCAGCGGCGAACCCGGGGAGGGGCCGAACCGCTGCCAGGCGCAGCTGTTCGTCACCGATGCCGAGGCCTTCCTCGCCGACCTGCAGTTGCACGGCGAGGTCTTCGGCGCGGCGGCGCTGGTGGTGCAGTGCGAGGGCGCAGAGCAGGTACCCCGCATCCTCGATGCCCTGGAGGGCCAGCTCACCGCCACCCTGCACCTGGACGACGCCGACCTCGATGCCGCCCACGCGCTGTTGCCGGCCCTGGAACGCAAGGCTGGCCGGGTGCTGGTCAACGGCTGGCCCACCGGGGTTGAGGTGTGCGACGCCATGGTCCACGGCGGGCCGTTCCCGGCCACCTCGGATGCCCGTTCCACCTCGGTGGGCACCGCCGCCATCCAGCGCTTCCTGCGCCCGGTGTGCTACCAGGGCTTCCCCGATGCCTTGCTGCCGGTGGCGCTGCGCGAGGCCAACCCCCTGGGCCTGCGGCGGCTGCTCGATGGCGAGCGGGAGGCCTGA
- a CDS encoding aspartate aminotransferase family protein → MQAATSLNASLPLAAEEETLYQFEESPLLARQKQQESNARSYPRRIPLALKRARGLYVEDVEGRTFIDCLAGAGTLALGHNHPVVIDAIRQVLADELPLHTLDLTTPVKDQFVQDLFGLLPEDLAREAKIQFCGPTGTDAVEAALKLVRTATGRSTILSFQGGYHGMSQGALGLMGNLGPKKALGAVLGNGVQFAPYPYAYRCPFGLGGEAGVRANLHYLENLLSDPEAGVLLPAAVIVEAVQGEGGVVPADIEWLRGLRRITEKAGVALIVDEIQSGFGRTGRMFAFEHAGIVPDVVVLSKAIGGSLPLAVMVYREWLDVWAPGAHAGTFRGNQMAMAAGSAVLRYLKDHDIPAHAAAMGERLAGHLRELQRDYPQLGDIRGRGLMLGVELVDPSGPRDALGHPPTFSALASRLQAQCLKRGLILELGGRHGSVVRFLPPLIITAEQVDEVARRFARALAAALVEPA, encoded by the coding sequence ATGCAAGCCGCTACCAGCCTCAATGCCAGCCTGCCGCTGGCCGCTGAAGAAGAGACGCTCTACCAGTTCGAGGAGTCGCCGCTGCTGGCCCGCCAGAAGCAGCAGGAATCCAACGCCCGCAGCTACCCCCGGCGCATCCCCCTGGCGCTCAAGCGTGCGCGTGGGCTGTATGTCGAGGACGTCGAGGGCCGCACCTTCATCGATTGCCTCGCCGGTGCCGGCACCCTGGCCCTGGGTCACAACCACCCGGTGGTGATCGATGCGATCCGCCAGGTGCTCGCCGACGAGCTGCCGCTGCACACCCTGGACCTCACCACCCCGGTGAAGGACCAGTTCGTCCAGGACCTCTTCGGCCTGTTGCCCGAGGACCTGGCCCGTGAGGCGAAGATCCAGTTCTGCGGCCCCACCGGCACCGACGCGGTGGAGGCGGCACTCAAGCTGGTGCGCACCGCCACCGGGCGCAGCACCATCCTCTCGTTCCAGGGCGGCTACCACGGCATGAGCCAGGGCGCCCTGGGGCTGATGGGCAACCTGGGGCCGAAGAAGGCCCTGGGCGCGGTGCTCGGCAATGGCGTGCAGTTCGCCCCCTATCCCTACGCCTACCGCTGCCCCTTCGGCCTGGGTGGCGAGGCCGGCGTGCGCGCCAACCTGCATTACCTGGAGAACCTGCTCAGCGACCCCGAGGCCGGCGTGCTGCTGCCGGCGGCGGTGATCGTCGAAGCGGTGCAGGGGGAGGGTGGCGTGGTGCCGGCGGACATCGAGTGGCTGCGCGGCCTGCGCCGCATCACCGAGAAGGCCGGGGTGGCGCTGATCGTCGACGAGATCCAGAGCGGCTTCGGCCGCACCGGCAGGATGTTCGCCTTCGAGCACGCCGGCATCGTGCCCGACGTGGTGGTGCTGTCCAAGGCCATCGGCGGCAGCCTGCCGCTGGCGGTGATGGTCTACCGCGAGTGGCTCGACGTCTGGGCCCCGGGTGCCCACGCCGGCACCTTCCGTGGCAACCAGATGGCCATGGCCGCCGGCTCGGCGGTGCTGCGCTACCTCAAGGACCACGACATCCCCGCCCACGCCGCCGCCATGGGCGAGCGCCTGGCCGGCCACCTGCGCGAACTGCAGCGCGACTACCCGCAGCTGGGCGATATCCGTGGGCGCGGGCTGATGCTCGGCGTCGAGCTGGTTGACCCGTCCGGCCCCCGTGATGCGCTGGGTCACCCCCCGACCTTCAGCGCCCTGGCCTCGCGCCTGCAGGCCCAGTGCCTCAAGCGCGGGCTGATCCTCGAACTGGGCGGCCGCCACGGCAGCGTGGTGCGCTTCCTGCCGCCGCTGATCATCACCGCCGAACAGGTGGACGAAGTCGCCCGCCGCTTCGCCCGTGCCCTGGCCGCTGCCCTCGTCGAACCGGCCTGA
- a CDS encoding cyclic-phosphate processing receiver domain-containing protein produces MKVYLDDERATPDGWVRAWWPVEVIELLKTGQVSELSLDHDLGDDERGTGYDVILWIEEAVALHGFVPPRISVHSANASAVLKMQAGVLSIEALARRNRHP; encoded by the coding sequence ATGAAGGTCTATCTGGACGACGAACGCGCCACGCCCGACGGCTGGGTCCGCGCCTGGTGGCCGGTCGAGGTGATCGAGCTGTTGAAGACGGGCCAGGTCAGCGAACTGAGCCTGGACCACGACCTGGGCGACGACGAGCGCGGCACCGGCTACGACGTGATCCTGTGGATCGAGGAAGCGGTGGCCTTGCACGGTTTCGTGCCGCCGCGCATCAGCGTGCATTCGGCCAACGCCTCGGCGGTGCTGAAGATGCAGGCGGGCGTGCTCTCCATCGAGGCCCTGGCCCGGCGCAACCGCCATCCGTAG
- a CDS encoding thioesterase II family protein — MTPALQLFCVACPGVGAVDYPAWGALLPAWVQVRPVPLVEVPGLSAAVAGQLARRVEMDVRRLPYAVIGHGFGALAACELLYALRERGAPGSLGLFASGSVAPSRWAEYQRGIASWRPAACVSQAAYRHRPRTPLACPVHVLAGVDDGPRKAQLKAWSEETTGRLQLRLFEGDHRFIRDRQADVLAYLVRQLDGLAGRWPGAEAV; from the coding sequence ATGACGCCCGCTCTGCAACTGTTCTGCGTTGCCTGCCCCGGGGTCGGCGCGGTGGACTACCCGGCCTGGGGCGCGCTGTTGCCTGCCTGGGTGCAGGTCCGCCCCGTGCCGCTGGTGGAGGTGCCCGGGCTGTCCGCAGCCGTCGCCGGGCAGCTGGCGCGCAGGGTGGAGATGGACGTGCGACGCCTGCCCTATGCGGTCATCGGCCACGGCTTCGGCGCGCTGGCGGCCTGCGAGCTGCTCTATGCCCTGCGCGAGCGGGGCGCGCCAGGCTCGCTGGGCCTGTTCGCCTCGGGCTCGGTCGCGCCGTCACGCTGGGCCGAATACCAGCGCGGCATCGCCAGCTGGCGACCGGCCGCCTGCGTGTCCCAGGCCGCCTATCGGCACCGGCCGCGTACGCCGCTCGCTTGCCCTGTGCACGTCCTGGCCGGCGTCGACGACGGCCCCCGCAAGGCGCAGCTCAAGGCCTGGAGCGAGGAAACCACAGGCCGGCTGCAGCTCAGGCTCTTCGAAGGGGACCATCGCTTCATCCGCGACCGGCAGGCCGACGTGCTCGCCTACCTCGTCCGCCAGCTGGACGGGCTCGCCGGGCGCTGGCCGGGTGCCGAGGCCGTCTGA
- a CDS encoding PepSY-associated TM helix domain-containing protein encodes MPKKSRSRLWFLVHSWLALPIWCFMLIVCVTGTLAVVSQELVWLAKPEVRASRPQADMPRLGYDRIVAGIRDAQPEASISAIRRPGEDHFALVVDVSYPDTREASLYVNPYTGVIQGHSSSFDFRQFTRALHGWWLVPFTNGYSWGWYLVSLLGLPMLASLVTGLVVYKRFWKGFLTPRLRIDQGARIFWGDFHRLSGIWSIWFIAVISITGLWFLVQAILVDNHVTLSSEGIPPVLARDAVPVAQPGKPVERIGLDRAIEIASQAIPTLEANALYFPEDAYSALYIYGNSRYPLMYQSVALNPFDGHVEAVRRLGDRTPLEFVTESMHPLHTGDFGGLWSKAIWFVFGLLLSLMVLSGFLIWSKRTAQATLALVKRNQRLAGIRPLGEPPVACRE; translated from the coding sequence ATGCCGAAGAAGTCCCGCTCCCGCCTCTGGTTCCTCGTCCACAGCTGGCTGGCCCTGCCGATCTGGTGCTTCATGCTGATCGTCTGCGTGACCGGCACCCTGGCGGTGGTGAGCCAGGAACTGGTCTGGCTGGCCAAGCCGGAAGTCCGCGCGAGCCGGCCCCAGGCCGACATGCCCCGCCTGGGCTACGACCGGATCGTCGCGGGCATCCGCGACGCCCAGCCCGAGGCCTCGATCAGCGCCATCCGCCGGCCGGGCGAGGACCATTTCGCGCTGGTCGTCGACGTCAGCTACCCCGACACCCGCGAGGCCAGCCTCTACGTGAACCCCTACACGGGGGTGATCCAGGGGCACAGCTCCAGCTTCGACTTCCGCCAGTTCACCCGCGCCCTGCACGGCTGGTGGCTGGTGCCCTTTACCAACGGCTACAGCTGGGGCTGGTACCTGGTGTCGCTGCTCGGCCTGCCGATGCTCGCCTCGCTGGTCACCGGCCTGGTGGTCTACAAGCGCTTCTGGAAGGGCTTTCTCACCCCGCGCCTGCGCATCGACCAGGGCGCCCGCATCTTCTGGGGCGACTTCCATCGCCTGTCGGGCATCTGGTCGATCTGGTTCATCGCGGTCATCTCCATCACCGGCCTGTGGTTCCTGGTCCAGGCGATCCTCGTCGACAACCACGTGACCCTGTCCAGCGAGGGCATCCCGCCGGTGCTGGCGCGGGACGCCGTGCCCGTGGCGCAGCCGGGCAAGCCCGTGGAGCGGATCGGCCTGGACCGTGCCATCGAGATCGCCAGCCAGGCCATCCCGACGCTGGAGGCCAACGCCCTGTACTTCCCCGAGGACGCCTACAGCGCCCTGTACATCTACGGCAACAGCCGCTACCCGCTGATGTACCAGTCCGTTGCGCTCAACCCCTTCGACGGCCATGTCGAGGCCGTGCGCAGGCTCGGCGACCGCACGCCGCTGGAGTTCGTCACCGAGTCGATGCACCCGCTGCACACGGGCGACTTCGGCGGCCTCTGGAGCAAGGCGATCTGGTTCGTCTTCGGCCTGCTGCTGAGCCTGATGGTGCTCAGCGGCTTCCTGATCTGGAGCAAGCGCACCGCCCAGGCGACCCTGGCGCTGGTGAAGCGCAACCAGCGCCTGGCCGGCATCCGGCCCCTGGGCGAGCCGCCCGTGGCCTGCCGGGAATAG
- a CDS encoding methyl-accepting chemotaxis protein yields the protein MNRLSIRQKILLLALLPVVALATISAWLFVSQARELRDLSRDDLRESLLAAKREQLANYMELALSAVAPLANGGSAAGRERIKEALRSLRFDGGSGYFFAYDSQGVQVMSADNPAREGTIYWDSTSPEGRHLVREYVEAGAAGGGYVEYGWARPGEEEPSPKLAYVVPMPDSDWVLGTGFYIDDLETQLAGLEREFAAAVRLSLIRSAASAAVLLALIAALATLLARSIHQPLDQAVRTMENIARGEGDLTRRLDPSAGHELGTLARAFNHFAEQVGQLVRQTRSSAATLGAASEELGAFMEQTGQGIASQHVESDQLATAMEQMSAAALQVASSAAGAAQAAQAAEDRVQGAQGLVRSAAEVIDGLEGQVESGVEIIRRLGSESEGIGGVLDVIHGVAEQTNLLALNAAIEAARAGDQGRGFAVVADEVRTLAGRTQSSTAEIQEMIGRLQAGAREAIAAIGQIRGGSARAVVEVGRVGQALEAVVEATTTINGMNAQIAAAAEEQTQVCESINANVHQIAAIAEQTAAGSRTASDITQRLGEMAGGLQQLVGRYRAD from the coding sequence ATGAATCGCTTATCCATCAGGCAGAAGATCCTCCTCCTGGCGTTGCTGCCGGTCGTGGCGCTGGCCACGATCAGCGCCTGGCTGTTCGTATCCCAGGCCCGGGAACTGCGCGATCTCAGCCGCGACGACCTGCGCGAGTCGTTGCTGGCGGCCAAGCGCGAGCAATTGGCCAACTACATGGAGCTGGCACTGAGCGCCGTGGCGCCCCTGGCCAACGGCGGCTCGGCAGCGGGCCGCGAGCGCATCAAGGAGGCGCTGCGCAGCCTGCGCTTCGACGGCGGCAGCGGCTACTTCTTCGCCTACGACAGCCAGGGCGTGCAGGTGATGAGTGCCGACAACCCGGCCCGCGAAGGCACGATCTACTGGGACTCCACCAGCCCCGAGGGTCGCCATCTGGTGCGCGAATACGTGGAGGCCGGCGCCGCCGGGGGTGGCTACGTGGAATACGGCTGGGCGCGGCCCGGCGAGGAGGAGCCCTCGCCGAAGCTCGCCTACGTGGTGCCGATGCCCGACAGCGACTGGGTGCTGGGCACCGGCTTCTACATCGACGACCTGGAAACGCAGCTCGCCGGGCTGGAGCGGGAATTCGCCGCTGCCGTGCGCCTGAGCCTGATCCGCAGCGCCGCTTCCGCCGCCGTCCTGCTGGCGCTGATCGCCGCCCTGGCGACTCTGCTGGCGCGCAGCATCCATCAGCCCCTGGACCAGGCGGTGCGGACCATGGAGAACATCGCCCGGGGCGAAGGCGACCTGACCCGCCGCCTGGACCCTTCCGCCGGCCACGAGCTGGGCACCCTGGCGCGGGCCTTCAACCACTTCGCCGAGCAGGTCGGCCAGCTGGTGCGGCAGACGCGCTCGTCCGCCGCCACCCTGGGGGCCGCCAGCGAGGAGCTGGGTGCCTTCATGGAGCAGACCGGCCAGGGCATCGCCAGCCAGCACGTGGAGAGCGACCAGTTGGCCACCGCCATGGAGCAGATGTCGGCGGCGGCCCTGCAGGTCGCCAGCAGTGCGGCCGGCGCGGCGCAGGCGGCCCAGGCCGCCGAGGACCGGGTCCAGGGGGCGCAGGGCCTGGTGCGCAGCGCCGCCGAGGTGATCGACGGGCTGGAGGGGCAGGTGGAAAGCGGGGTCGAGATCATCCGCCGGCTGGGCAGCGAGTCCGAGGGCATCGGCGGCGTGCTGGATGTGATCCACGGCGTCGCCGAGCAGACCAACCTGCTGGCGCTCAACGCCGCCATCGAAGCCGCGCGTGCCGGTGACCAGGGGCGCGGCTTCGCGGTCGTCGCCGATGAGGTGCGCACGCTGGCGGGGCGCACCCAGAGCAGTACGGCGGAAATCCAGGAAATGATCGGCCGCCTGCAGGCCGGCGCTCGCGAGGCCATCGCCGCCATCGGCCAGATCCGCGGCGGCAGCGCCCGCGCCGTGGTGGAGGTGGGCCGGGTCGGCCAGGCCCTGGAGGCGGTCGTCGAGGCGACCACCACCATCAACGGCATGAACGCGCAGATCGCCGCTGCGGCGGAGGAGCAGACCCAGGTCTGCGAATCCATCAACGCCAACGTGCACCAGATCGCCGCCATCGCCGAACAGACCGCCGCCGGCTCGCGCACCGCCAGCGACATCACCCAGCGCCTGGGTGAGATGGCCGGTGGATTGCAGCAGCTGGTGGGGCGCTATCGGGCGGATTGA
- a CDS encoding NAD(P)/FAD-dependent oxidoreductase gives MGDLQPADVDVAVVGAGVIGVACALQLARQGLRVQVFDPDGVGQGASFGNAGHLATEQVFPIADLSILKRLPGMLLDPMGPLRLDWTYLPRATPWFLRLLLNLRAAPFARTVAGLRALNEASLGAWRRLLQAIERPDLLREDGSLLVYEQDASRAALQALQARMAGQGVPVAFWGAEAVHAAAPQLSEGIRGGLFFPATGHFIDPHRVVVELARAAEALGVTFHRQRVLDGQRLAGGVALRLDDGSLRARQVLLACGAHSAPLTEGLTGTRVPLDTERGYHLMLPREQGRLPFAVTSFERRFIMTPMAGGLRLAGTVEFAGLEKPANMPRAWQLHRLSQGLFRDELDTEGASPWMGFRPSLPDSLPIIDRVGEGRVLLAFGHQHLGLTQAAVTAEYIGQLAQGQTVAGLEAYRLGRFAS, from the coding sequence ATGGGCGATCTCCAGCCAGCGGACGTGGATGTCGCGGTGGTCGGTGCCGGCGTCATCGGTGTCGCCTGCGCCTTGCAGCTCGCGCGCCAGGGGCTGCGGGTGCAGGTGTTCGACCCGGACGGCGTGGGGCAGGGCGCCTCCTTCGGCAATGCCGGGCACCTGGCCACCGAGCAGGTGTTCCCGATTGCCGACCTGTCGATCCTCAAGCGCCTGCCGGGCATGCTCCTCGACCCCATGGGCCCGCTGCGCCTGGACTGGACCTACCTGCCACGCGCCACCCCCTGGTTCCTGCGCCTGCTGCTCAACCTGCGGGCGGCGCCCTTCGCCCGCACCGTGGCTGGGCTGCGGGCCCTCAACGAAGCCAGCCTGGGCGCCTGGCGCCGCCTGCTCCAGGCCATCGAGCGGCCCGACCTGCTGCGCGAGGACGGTTCGCTGCTGGTGTACGAGCAGGACGCCTCCCGCGCGGCGCTGCAGGCCCTCCAGGCACGCATGGCCGGGCAGGGCGTGCCGGTGGCGTTCTGGGGGGCGGAGGCCGTTCACGCGGCGGCGCCCCAGCTCAGCGAGGGGATTCGCGGCGGGCTGTTCTTCCCGGCCACCGGGCACTTCATCGACCCGCACCGCGTGGTCGTCGAACTGGCGCGGGCGGCCGAGGCGCTGGGCGTCACCTTCCATCGCCAGCGCGTGCTCGACGGCCAGCGGCTGGCGGGGGGCGTCGCCCTGAGGCTGGACGACGGCAGCCTGCGCGCCCGCCAGGTGCTGCTGGCCTGCGGCGCCCACTCCGCGCCGCTCACCGAAGGTCTCACCGGCACGCGGGTGCCGCTGGACACCGAACGCGGCTACCACCTGATGCTGCCCCGGGAGCAGGGGCGGCTGCCGTTCGCCGTCACCTCCTTCGAGCGGCGCTTCATCATGACGCCCATGGCCGGCGGCCTGCGCCTGGCCGGCACCGTGGAGTTCGCCGGGCTGGAGAAGCCGGCGAACATGCCCCGCGCCTGGCAGCTGCACCGCCTCAGCCAGGGGCTGTTCCGCGACGAGCTGGACACCGAGGGCGCCAGCCCCTGGATGGGTTTCCGCCCCTCGCTGCCGGACTCGCTGCCGATCATCGACCGGGTGGGTGAGGGCCGCGTCCTGCTCGCCTTCGGCCACCAGCACCTCGGGCTGACCCAGGCCGCCGTCACCGCCGAGTACATCGGCCAACTGGCCCAAGGGCAGACCGTGGCGGGGCTGGAGGCGTATCGGCTGGGGCGCTTCGCGAGCTAG